In Rhodococcus rhodochrous, a single genomic region encodes these proteins:
- a CDS encoding MbtH family protein → MSTNPFDDEDGRFYVLINDEEQYSLWPTFAEVPQGWRVVFGEESRAACVEYVEQNWTDMRPKSLRDAMEADEKARQGS, encoded by the coding sequence ATGAGCACGAATCCATTTGACGACGAAGACGGCCGCTTCTACGTCCTCATCAACGATGAGGAGCAGTACTCGCTGTGGCCGACCTTCGCCGAGGTTCCGCAGGGGTGGCGGGTGGTATTCGGCGAAGAGTCGCGCGCCGCTTGCGTCGAGTACGTCGAGCAGAATTGGACCGATATGCGTCCGAAGAGCCTTCGCGACGCAATGGAAGCCGACGAGAAGGCCCGCCAGGGCAGCTGA
- a CDS encoding nucleoside/nucleotide kinase family protein, with amino-acid sequence MGGDGSVREAPLRVLVDELVTHVLVGLPADRRTVVGLCGPPGAGKSRAAALLVYALRCAGVSTGQVPMDGYHLSNRQLDTFGARDRKGAPDTFDVAGFRDMLSRVRQCRDETIYAPDFSRPLDEPIAAVHAVPADARVIVTEGNYLMFETGGWEHIRPLLDLVIYIDAPRRTLTRRLVRRHRHNGRDDDGAREWVRTVDLPNAEAVQRTRSRADLVWRPVP; translated from the coding sequence ATGGGAGGTGACGGGAGTGTGCGGGAGGCGCCGCTGCGCGTGCTCGTGGACGAACTCGTCACGCACGTCCTCGTGGGACTTCCCGCGGATCGGCGCACGGTCGTCGGTCTGTGCGGGCCGCCGGGCGCCGGGAAGAGCCGCGCCGCGGCGCTGCTCGTCTACGCCCTCCGATGCGCGGGGGTGTCCACCGGGCAGGTGCCGATGGACGGCTACCACCTGTCCAACCGCCAGCTCGACACCTTCGGCGCGCGGGACCGGAAGGGAGCGCCCGACACCTTCGACGTCGCCGGCTTCCGCGACATGCTGAGCCGGGTGCGGCAGTGCCGCGACGAGACGATCTACGCCCCCGACTTCTCCCGGCCCCTCGACGAACCGATCGCGGCGGTGCACGCCGTGCCGGCCGACGCGCGGGTGATCGTCACCGAGGGCAACTACCTGATGTTCGAGACCGGGGGATGGGAACACATTCGCCCGCTGCTCGACCTCGTCATCTACATCGACGCACCCCGCCGCACGCTCACCCGGCGTCTCGTGCGCCGGCACCGCCACAACGGGCGGGACGACGACGGAGCGCGCGAGTGGGTGCGGACCGTCGATCTGCCCAATGCGGAAGCCGTCCAGCGCACGCGCTCCCGCGCCGATCTCGTGTGGAGACCGGTCCCGTAG
- a CDS encoding TetR/AcrR family transcriptional regulator — protein sequence MVGEVETESVALTSRRPVKERAGTDARIVKAALEILRLHGPNRVTVEAVAALSGVAKTTIYRRYANREEILDAALHSQVASPCVPDGLCVYDRVKWTLELIRRGLSNEVGMGSVGALLTDQEPEFTESIREIINARSEVVADVLRTAIESGAIRKDIDVDTAVSMLVGAYLGAYLRHGEVGESWADEVVHIVCPELEPDTKGQ from the coding sequence ATGGTGGGCGAGGTCGAGACGGAGTCCGTGGCCCTGACGTCGCGGCGTCCCGTCAAGGAGCGTGCCGGGACCGACGCACGCATCGTGAAGGCCGCGCTCGAGATCCTGCGCCTTCACGGGCCCAACCGCGTCACCGTCGAGGCGGTCGCGGCGCTGTCGGGCGTTGCGAAGACGACGATCTACCGGCGCTACGCGAACCGCGAGGAGATCCTCGACGCGGCACTGCACTCGCAGGTCGCCTCGCCGTGCGTTCCCGACGGGTTGTGCGTCTACGACCGCGTCAAATGGACCCTCGAACTGATCCGTCGCGGACTGTCGAACGAGGTGGGCATGGGCAGTGTCGGCGCACTGCTCACCGACCAGGAACCCGAGTTCACCGAGTCGATCCGCGAGATCATCAATGCCCGGAGCGAGGTCGTCGCCGACGTGCTCCGCACCGCGATCGAGTCGGGCGCGATCCGCAAGGACATCGACGTCGACACCGCCGTCTCGATGCTCGTCGGCGCGTATCTCGGCGCCTACCTGCGTCACGGCGAGGTGGGGGAGTCCTGGGCGGACGAGGTCGTCCACATCGTCTGCCCCGAACTGGAACCGGACACGAAGGGGCAGTGA
- a CDS encoding lysine N(6)-hydroxylase/L-ornithine N(5)-oxygenase family protein produces MTDRSSLVADDAGRSEGNSQGDVFDLVGIGFGPSNLALAIAVEEHNTDNPSSAIRARFFERQSAFAWHPGMLLEGATMQIAFPKDLVTFRNPTSSYSFFSYLHDRGRLVDFVNHQTFFPTRHEFQDYLQWAATRVDADVRYGTEVVSVETVRNHNGIADLFAVRTADGAVVYAHSVVVGVGLRARLPKWAVASARCFHNHHFLFHIEDMPEPQHQRFVVVGAGQSAAEVVQYLHTHYPQAEVHNVFNRFGYSPADDSPYANRIFDPQVVDELHAAPLSERERLLALHRSTNYSVVSPELIEALYATEYRERVSGRRRLFMRRASEVVSAIESDGGVTVEIRDNLEGDSETLECDAVVLATGFEPAPLAPLLGDLAPETPVLSVARDYRLPLPENVTADVYLQGGTEKTHGLTASLLSNAAIRAGEILTSIVERRELRLPGAGGGIDELGRISDHHTYATSEAR; encoded by the coding sequence ATGACCGACCGTTCCAGCCTTGTCGCCGATGACGCGGGGAGGTCGGAGGGCAACTCGCAAGGAGACGTCTTCGACCTCGTCGGTATCGGTTTCGGCCCCTCGAACCTGGCGCTCGCGATCGCTGTCGAGGAGCACAACACCGACAACCCCTCCTCGGCGATCCGGGCACGATTCTTCGAACGTCAGTCGGCCTTCGCCTGGCACCCGGGCATGCTGCTCGAGGGCGCCACGATGCAGATCGCGTTTCCCAAGGATCTGGTCACCTTCCGTAACCCCACGAGCTCGTACAGCTTCTTCTCCTACCTGCACGACCGTGGCCGTCTCGTGGACTTCGTCAACCACCAGACGTTCTTCCCCACGCGTCACGAGTTCCAGGACTACCTGCAGTGGGCGGCCACGCGCGTCGACGCCGATGTCCGCTACGGAACCGAGGTCGTCTCGGTCGAGACCGTGCGCAACCACAACGGGATCGCCGACCTGTTCGCCGTGCGGACCGCCGACGGTGCCGTCGTGTACGCGCACAGCGTCGTGGTCGGAGTCGGACTGCGTGCCCGGCTCCCGAAGTGGGCGGTCGCGTCTGCCCGCTGCTTCCACAACCACCACTTCCTCTTCCACATCGAGGACATGCCGGAGCCGCAGCACCAGCGCTTCGTGGTGGTCGGCGCAGGGCAGAGCGCTGCCGAGGTCGTGCAGTACCTGCACACGCACTACCCGCAGGCCGAGGTCCACAACGTCTTCAACCGCTTCGGGTACAGCCCCGCCGACGACAGCCCGTACGCGAACCGCATCTTCGACCCGCAGGTCGTCGACGAGCTGCACGCGGCCCCGCTGTCCGAGCGTGAGCGTCTGCTCGCTCTGCACCGCAGCACCAACTACTCGGTCGTCTCGCCCGAACTCATCGAGGCGCTCTACGCGACCGAATACCGCGAACGGGTGAGCGGTCGTCGCCGCCTGTTCATGCGGCGTGCCTCGGAAGTCGTGTCGGCGATCGAGAGCGACGGTGGAGTCACCGTCGAGATCCGCGACAATCTCGAAGGCGACAGCGAGACACTCGAGTGCGACGCGGTGGTCCTCGCGACAGGCTTCGAGCCCGCACCCCTCGCGCCGCTGCTGGGCGATCTCGCCCCCGAGACGCCCGTCCTGTCCGTCGCCCGCGACTACCGTCTGCCGCTGCCGGAGAACGTCACGGCCGACGTCTACCTGCAGGGCGGAACCGAGAAGACACACGGTCTGACCGCGTCGTTGCTGTCCAATGCAGCGATCCGCGCGGGTGAGATCCTCACCTCGATCGTCGAACGCCGAGAGCTCCGTCTGCCCGGAGCAGGGGGAGGAATCGATGAGCTTGGTAGGATATCGGACCATCACACCTACGCAACAAGTGAGGCGAGATGA
- a CDS encoding ribokinase yields the protein MTESSRCVVAVVGSLNLDLTVVVARAPEEGETVLGRHLRTYPGGKGANQAIGAARLAPTAIVGAVGSDHAADVLRGVQQRAGVDTSHLRTTPGPTGRAVIIVSDDGQNRIVVVPEANSLLKAEDVTTALDALDPAVVLTQLELLPAVTWAAAQWARDHDRRFVLNPSPVIDLDEYVLAGADPLVLNEQEALHYAGLPAGAPFDEIVTRLLEQVRTVVITRGGEDVVVGTEDAIEHLRVPQVDVVDTTGAGDHFAGTLAALLGTGEDLFAAARRASADAARLVASRRSDR from the coding sequence GTGACCGAGTCGAGTCGATGCGTGGTGGCGGTCGTGGGATCGCTCAACCTCGACCTGACGGTCGTCGTGGCACGTGCTCCCGAAGAGGGTGAGACGGTACTCGGCCGGCATCTGCGCACCTATCCGGGAGGCAAGGGCGCGAACCAGGCCATCGGTGCTGCCCGCCTGGCTCCCACCGCCATCGTCGGCGCGGTGGGCAGCGATCATGCCGCCGACGTGCTGCGCGGCGTGCAACAGAGGGCCGGGGTCGACACCTCCCATCTGCGCACCACACCGGGCCCGACCGGCCGGGCCGTCATCATCGTCTCCGACGACGGGCAGAACCGGATCGTCGTCGTACCCGAGGCCAATTCGCTGCTGAAAGCCGAGGACGTGACCACCGCACTCGATGCCCTCGATCCCGCGGTGGTGCTCACCCAACTCGAGCTGCTCCCCGCGGTGACCTGGGCCGCCGCCCAGTGGGCGCGCGATCACGACCGCCGGTTCGTGCTCAATCCGAGCCCGGTGATCGACCTGGACGAATACGTCCTCGCCGGCGCCGATCCGCTCGTACTCAACGAGCAGGAAGCCCTGCACTACGCGGGTCTTCCCGCCGGGGCCCCCTTCGACGAGATCGTGACCCGCCTGCTCGAACAGGTACGCACCGTGGTGATCACCCGGGGCGGGGAGGACGTCGTGGTCGGAACCGAGGACGCGATCGAACATCTGCGGGTCCCGCAGGTCGACGTCGTCGACACGACGGGTGCGGGCGACCACTTCGCCGGCACGCTCGCCGCACTGCTCGGCACGGGGGAGGACCTGTTCGCGGCAGCGCGCCGGGCATCGGCCGACGCTGCCCGGCTGGTCGCATCCCGTCGCTCCGATCGCTGA
- a CDS encoding MDR family MFS transporter has translation MSSTPPSSPAPAGTAEPQAAAAPRAGLLIAVLVGAAFVVILNETIMSVALPKLMVEFDVGAATAQWLTTAFMLTMAVVIPITGYLLTRLSLRTVFAIAMGSFLLGTLIAASAPIFPVLVLGRVVQAVGTAVMLPLLFTTVLNLVPADRRGRTMGVISIVIAVAPAVGPTIGGVVLDQLSWRWMFWLVLPIAVVATALGLSWIRNVTEPVAVPLDVPSVVLSALGFSGLVFGLSSLGEAAEGDPLLPPWLPLGVGIASLTVFVLRQIRLGDGALLDMRAFRTPAFSLAVALVSVSMMSLFGTLILLPIYLQNVLGQSTLTTGLMLLPGGLVMGLLGYIVGRLFDRFGPRPLVAPGAVIACVAMWGMTTFDATTAIGTVIAWHVLLNIGLALMFSPLLTSALGALPRRLYSHGSAIVSTMQQVAGAAGTALFITVLTRTTVAGAENADDPAGALADGVHGAFTWGAVIAVIAVVGSLFVRRAPEPEPDAVEASVPETAGTH, from the coding sequence GTGTCTTCTACTCCACCGAGTTCCCCAGCCCCGGCCGGTACGGCCGAGCCGCAGGCCGCTGCCGCACCGCGCGCCGGTCTGCTGATCGCCGTTCTCGTCGGGGCCGCATTCGTCGTCATCCTCAACGAGACGATCATGAGCGTCGCGCTGCCGAAGCTGATGGTCGAGTTCGACGTCGGCGCGGCCACCGCCCAATGGCTCACGACGGCGTTCATGCTGACCATGGCCGTCGTCATCCCGATCACGGGTTACCTGCTCACCCGGCTTTCGCTGCGCACGGTCTTCGCGATCGCGATGGGCAGCTTCCTGCTCGGCACCCTGATCGCCGCGAGCGCCCCGATCTTCCCGGTCCTCGTGCTGGGTCGTGTCGTCCAGGCCGTGGGCACCGCGGTGATGTTGCCGCTGCTGTTCACGACGGTGCTCAACCTGGTTCCCGCCGATCGTCGCGGGCGCACGATGGGCGTGATCTCGATCGTCATCGCGGTCGCTCCTGCCGTCGGCCCGACCATCGGTGGCGTCGTGCTCGACCAGCTGAGCTGGCGGTGGATGTTCTGGCTGGTGCTGCCGATCGCGGTCGTCGCGACGGCGCTCGGCCTGAGCTGGATCCGCAATGTCACCGAACCGGTCGCGGTGCCGCTCGACGTCCCGTCGGTGGTGTTGTCGGCCCTCGGGTTCAGCGGTCTCGTCTTCGGTCTGAGCAGCCTCGGTGAGGCCGCCGAGGGTGATCCGCTGCTGCCCCCGTGGCTGCCGCTGGGCGTCGGCATCGCGTCGCTGACGGTCTTCGTCCTGCGTCAGATCCGCCTCGGCGACGGCGCGCTGCTGGACATGCGCGCGTTCCGCACCCCGGCGTTCTCCCTCGCGGTCGCACTCGTGTCGGTGAGCATGATGTCGCTGTTCGGCACCCTCATCCTGCTGCCGATCTACCTGCAGAACGTGCTGGGCCAGTCGACGCTGACCACCGGCCTGATGCTGCTGCCCGGCGGTCTGGTCATGGGTCTGCTCGGCTACATCGTCGGACGCCTGTTCGACCGGTTCGGTCCGCGGCCGCTCGTCGCGCCGGGCGCGGTCATCGCCTGCGTCGCGATGTGGGGCATGACGACCTTCGACGCGACCACCGCGATCGGCACTGTGATCGCCTGGCACGTGCTGCTCAACATCGGCCTCGCGTTGATGTTCTCGCCGCTGCTGACCTCCGCCCTCGGAGCGTTGCCGCGACGGCTGTACTCGCACGGCAGCGCCATCGTCAGCACGATGCAGCAGGTCGCCGGCGCGGCCGGTACGGCGCTGTTCATCACGGTGCTGACCCGCACGACCGTCGCGGGCGCCGAGAACGCCGACGATCCCGCAGGCGCGCTCGCCGACGGTGTCCACGGTGCCTTCACGTGGGGTGCGGTGATCGCGGTGATCGCCGTCGTCGGCTCGCTGTTCGTCCGACGGGCCCCGGAGCCCGAACCGGATGCGGTGGAGGCGTCGGTCCCGGAGACCGCCGGCACGCACTAG
- a CDS encoding DMT family transporter, which translates to MAWIVLVLSGVLEAVWATALGRSAGFSRLTPTLVFVVALVLSMAGLAYALRTLPVGTSYAVWVGIGAALTVGYAMVTGTETASLLKIALIAGIVLCVVGLKLVH; encoded by the coding sequence ATGGCCTGGATCGTTCTCGTCCTCTCCGGTGTGCTCGAAGCCGTGTGGGCCACGGCCCTCGGCAGATCCGCCGGTTTCAGCCGGCTCACACCGACACTGGTGTTCGTCGTCGCCCTCGTCCTGAGCATGGCAGGACTCGCGTACGCCCTGCGCACGCTGCCGGTCGGGACGTCCTATGCCGTCTGGGTGGGTATCGGCGCCGCCCTCACGGTGGGATACGCGATGGTCACGGGCACCGAGACCGCCTCGCTGCTGAAGATCGCACTGATCGCGGGCATCGTGCTGTGCGTCGTCGGCCTGAAACTCGTGCACTGA
- a CDS encoding HIT family protein, with protein sequence MTSVFSKIIAGELPGRFVWQDDDVVSFLTINPFTEGHVLVVPRQEVDHWQSVDDDLWAKVNDVARILGRAVTAAFDAPRAGLMIAGLEVPHLHLHVFPAYSLGDFDFATAEKDPSPESLDRAQQKIKDALREQGHGEHVPD encoded by the coding sequence ATGACTTCCGTGTTCAGCAAGATCATCGCCGGTGAACTGCCGGGCCGTTTCGTCTGGCAGGACGACGACGTCGTCTCCTTCCTGACCATCAATCCCTTCACCGAGGGGCATGTGCTGGTCGTGCCGCGGCAGGAGGTCGATCACTGGCAGAGCGTCGACGACGACCTGTGGGCGAAGGTGAACGACGTCGCCCGCATCCTCGGCCGCGCCGTCACCGCCGCCTTCGACGCCCCGCGCGCCGGCCTGATGATCGCCGGTCTGGAAGTCCCCCACCTGCATCTGCACGTCTTCCCGGCCTACTCCCTCGGCGACTTCGACTTCGCGACGGCCGAGAAGGATCCGTCGCCCGAATCGCTCGACCGGGCGCAGCAGAAGATCAAGGATGCGCTGCGCGAACAGGGTCACGGCGAGCACGTCCCGGACTGA
- the purD gene encoding phosphoribosylamine--glycine ligase encodes MRVLVIGSGAREHALALALSRDPGVTAVLAAPGNPGIANVAELFPVDAASAESVVDLATEQKADLVVIGPEVPLVLGVADAVRAAGIPCFGPSAAAARIEGSKAFAKDVMAAAGVRTAHSEVVDSPATLDEALDRFGPTWVVKDDGLAAGKGVVVTTDRAAARDHAAEILENGHPVLLESFLDGPEVSLFCLVDGETVVPLLPAQDHKRVGEGDTGPNTGGMGAYTPLPWLPEGSVEQIVSEVVEPVAAEMVRRGCGFSGLLYAGLAMGAEGPAVVEFNCRFGDPETQAVLALLESPLGEALNAVATGTLAELPPLRWKDGAAVTVVLAAEYYPSTPRTGDVITGAEGETVLHAGTRRRDDGALVSAGGRVLNVIGVGADLASAREAAYDRLADVKLPGGHFRRDIGLAAVEGRISV; translated from the coding sequence GTGCGCGTACTCGTTATCGGCTCCGGTGCCCGTGAACATGCTCTTGCTCTCGCCCTGTCCCGCGACCCCGGCGTGACCGCCGTGCTGGCCGCGCCCGGCAACCCCGGTATCGCGAACGTCGCCGAGCTGTTCCCTGTCGACGCGGCCTCCGCCGAGAGCGTCGTCGACCTCGCCACCGAGCAGAAGGCCGACCTCGTGGTCATCGGCCCCGAGGTCCCGCTCGTCCTCGGTGTCGCCGACGCCGTCCGCGCCGCGGGCATCCCCTGCTTCGGACCGTCCGCCGCCGCCGCGCGCATCGAGGGATCGAAGGCGTTCGCGAAGGACGTCATGGCCGCCGCCGGTGTGCGTACCGCCCACAGCGAGGTCGTCGACAGCCCCGCGACCCTCGACGAGGCGCTCGACCGCTTCGGGCCGACCTGGGTGGTCAAGGACGACGGTCTCGCCGCCGGTAAGGGCGTCGTCGTCACCACCGACCGTGCCGCGGCCCGCGACCACGCCGCCGAGATCCTCGAGAACGGCCACCCCGTCCTGCTGGAGTCCTTCCTCGACGGCCCCGAGGTCTCGCTGTTCTGCCTCGTCGACGGCGAGACGGTGGTGCCGCTGCTGCCGGCGCAGGACCACAAGCGCGTCGGCGAGGGCGACACCGGCCCCAACACCGGTGGCATGGGTGCCTACACGCCGCTGCCGTGGCTGCCCGAGGGTAGCGTCGAGCAGATCGTCTCCGAGGTCGTCGAGCCGGTCGCGGCCGAGATGGTGCGTCGCGGATGCGGTTTCTCCGGCCTGCTCTACGCGGGTCTGGCGATGGGTGCCGAGGGTCCGGCCGTGGTCGAGTTCAACTGCCGTTTCGGCGACCCGGAGACCCAGGCCGTGCTCGCCCTGCTCGAGTCGCCGCTGGGCGAGGCCCTGAACGCGGTCGCCACCGGCACGCTCGCCGAACTCCCGCCGCTGCGCTGGAAGGACGGCGCCGCGGTGACCGTGGTGCTCGCCGCCGAGTACTACCCGTCCACCCCGCGCACCGGCGACGTGATCACCGGTGCCGAGGGTGAGACGGTGCTGCACGCCGGCACCAGGCGTCGCGACGACGGTGCGCTGGTCTCCGCAGGTGGGCGCGTGCTCAACGTGATCGGTGTGGGTGCCGATCTCGCGTCCGCGCGCGAAGCCGCTTATGATCGGCTCGCCGACGTGAAGCTGCCGGGCGGTCACTTCCGCCGCGACATCGGTCTGGCAGCCGTCGAGGGCCGGATCTCGGTCTAG
- a CDS encoding general stress protein yields the protein MTDIYAPTPGHHTESETVLESYRTYDAVERAIDHLSDEGFPVEYLRVVGQGVTTVEHIEGRMTNGKAALRGAAAGVWTGLLFGLLLALLLPATGMATVILAAVVFGAVWGGSLGFFTHWSTGGRRDFVSRKSIEASRYDLMVDSEFVDQAREKLALR from the coding sequence ATGACAGATATCTACGCACCGACGCCCGGGCACCACACCGAATCCGAAACCGTCCTCGAGAGCTACCGCACCTACGACGCCGTCGAGAGGGCCATCGACCACCTGTCCGACGAAGGCTTTCCCGTGGAGTACCTGCGAGTCGTGGGCCAGGGAGTCACCACCGTCGAACACATCGAAGGCCGCATGACCAACGGCAAGGCCGCCCTTCGCGGCGCCGCCGCGGGCGTCTGGACGGGCTTGCTCTTCGGGCTGCTCCTGGCACTGCTCCTGCCTGCTACCGGCATGGCCACCGTGATCCTCGCCGCTGTCGTCTTCGGCGCGGTATGGGGCGGATCACTCGGCTTCTTCACCCACTGGAGCACCGGGGGACGCCGCGACTTCGTCTCGAGAAAGAGCATCGAGGCCTCGCGCTACGACCTCATGGTCGATTCCGAGTTCGTCGATCAGGCGCGCGAGAAGCTCGCACTGCGCTGA
- a CDS encoding alpha/beta hydrolase — MGITDVVGKAARNAWSLFVADGIAPPHRTPSVVVGDGRHRTLRRFGPENAGPPVLLVTPLAASPTCFDLMPGQSLVEHLLELGRSVFLVEYGEMTSDDRDLGLEFWIDEVIPEAIARTSELCGNREVDVVAWSIGGTLAMLTAAAHPDLPMRSLTAFGSPLDYSAIPLMALPRLVGRFVAEPALGLLDAVFGGVPAPIVRTAYRLTAIEREIQRPWFVATHLADAETLARMERVDRFQDEIHGYAGRVFHQLATSVTVDNELATGRLDLGDRVVDLADVTVPVLALGGEDDVLAPIPAVEPVTRLLGSTQVRFVRVPGTHLGMLTGSAARDTSWVELDAFLREPRANGNAPAATLPVEQEVVTTGA; from the coding sequence ATGGGGATCACGGACGTGGTCGGGAAGGCCGCGCGGAACGCGTGGTCGTTGTTCGTCGCCGACGGAATCGCGCCGCCCCATCGCACTCCCTCGGTGGTCGTCGGGGACGGTCGCCACCGCACGCTGCGTCGCTTCGGCCCGGAGAACGCCGGTCCGCCGGTGCTGCTCGTGACCCCGCTCGCCGCCTCGCCCACCTGCTTCGACCTGATGCCCGGCCAGAGTCTCGTCGAGCACCTCCTCGAGCTCGGACGCAGCGTCTTCCTCGTCGAATACGGCGAGATGACCTCCGACGACCGCGACCTCGGACTCGAGTTCTGGATCGACGAGGTCATCCCCGAAGCGATCGCCCGCACGTCCGAACTGTGCGGGAACCGCGAGGTGGACGTCGTGGCATGGAGCATCGGCGGCACGCTCGCGATGCTCACCGCCGCGGCACATCCCGACCTGCCGATGCGGTCGCTGACGGCCTTCGGCAGTCCGCTCGACTACTCCGCGATCCCGCTGATGGCGCTTCCCCGGCTCGTCGGCCGGTTCGTCGCCGAGCCCGCACTCGGCCTGCTCGACGCCGTTTTCGGCGGGGTGCCCGCACCCATCGTCCGCACGGCCTACCGCCTCACCGCGATCGAACGCGAGATCCAGCGTCCGTGGTTCGTCGCGACGCACCTCGCCGACGCGGAGACGCTCGCGCGGATGGAACGCGTCGACCGTTTCCAGGACGAGATCCACGGCTACGCCGGACGCGTGTTCCACCAGCTCGCGACGAGCGTGACCGTCGACAACGAACTCGCCACCGGACGTCTGGACCTCGGCGACCGGGTCGTCGACCTCGCCGATGTCACGGTGCCCGTGCTCGCACTCGGCGGCGAGGACGACGTGCTCGCCCCGATCCCGGCGGTCGAACCCGTCACGAGGCTGCTCGGCAGCACGCAGGTGCGCTTCGTCCGCGTTCCGGGGACGCACCTCGGCATGCTCACCGGCAGCGCCGCGCGCGACACCTCGTGGGTCGAACTGGACGCTTTCCTGCGCGAACCCCGTGCGAACGGCAACGCGCCGGCCGCCACGCTTCCCGTCGAACAGGAAGTCGTGACGACCGGCGCGTGA
- a CDS encoding serine hydrolase — MPNRIGTTLAATSVVIALAGCGQTDPPEPDVAAPSGAEGSAPTGECLPTPAADVTTAEGWIGYLAENSDTVAVAVHDGNGGSFEQRPDERQPLASAVKVVHLAAYARAVAAGELSPDERVPLTDWERWHLPDTDGGAHPRALERLGVNDPEDTVTLDEMVSAMIQESDNAVPDYLRDRLGDDALREAAAQGGWDDFTPPTMLGNTLALLDPTLDDSSAVRDAARRYASDPAYRAEVVQNPVPEDLAARVDRVQRFDNTGSAAELTDLHRAIADGSFGAGSDLARTHLEWQPSTVPGFEGIGFKGGSLPGVLTDAITFRRDDGTIATTVMLASGMSDSDYAGAFESFAHQEMLFTAANDPDFLERIRCAM; from the coding sequence ATGCCGAACAGGATCGGAACCACCCTCGCCGCGACGAGCGTCGTGATCGCACTCGCCGGATGCGGACAGACCGACCCGCCGGAACCCGACGTCGCCGCACCTTCCGGTGCCGAGGGATCCGCGCCGACCGGTGAATGCCTGCCGACCCCCGCCGCCGACGTGACCACCGCCGAAGGCTGGATCGGCTACCTCGCCGAGAACTCCGACACGGTCGCCGTCGCGGTCCACGACGGCAACGGCGGGTCCTTCGAACAGCGACCCGACGAGCGGCAACCGCTCGCATCGGCCGTGAAGGTCGTGCATCTCGCCGCCTACGCCCGCGCCGTCGCAGCCGGTGAACTCTCCCCCGACGAGCGTGTACCGCTCACCGACTGGGAACGCTGGCATCTCCCCGACACCGACGGCGGCGCACATCCCCGGGCTCTCGAACGGCTCGGCGTGAACGATCCGGAGGACACCGTCACCCTCGACGAGATGGTGTCGGCGATGATCCAGGAGAGCGACAACGCCGTCCCCGACTACCTGCGCGACCGGCTCGGCGACGACGCCCTGCGCGAGGCCGCCGCCCAGGGCGGCTGGGACGACTTCACGCCGCCGACGATGCTCGGCAACACGCTCGCGCTGCTCGACCCGACGCTCGACGACTCGTCGGCGGTCCGGGACGCCGCGCGCCGCTACGCCTCCGACCCCGCCTACCGCGCCGAAGTGGTGCAGAACCCGGTGCCGGAGGATCTGGCCGCCCGGGTCGACCGCGTCCAGCGCTTCGACAACACCGGATCGGCCGCCGAACTCACCGACCTGCATCGCGCGATCGCCGACGGTTCGTTCGGCGCCGGCAGCGACCTCGCGCGCACCCACCTCGAATGGCAACCGTCCACGGTTCCGGGATTCGAAGGAATCGGTTTCAAGGGCGGCAGCCTGCCCGGCGTCCTCACCGACGCGATCACCTTCCGCCGCGACGACGGCACGATCGCGACCACGGTGATGCTCGCGTCCGGCATGTCGGACAGCGACTATGCGGGAGCCTTCGAATCGTTCGCCCACCAGGAGATGCTCTTCACGGCGGCGAACGATCCCGATTTCCTCGAGCGGATACGCTGCGCGATGTGA
- a CDS encoding ArsR/SmtB family transcription factor: MSDGDVNDEYEARLADLERRVRILEGDATRPSAGDGPGPAADVAAGTGSVTYGGAVSLHGNVRWNIEYDAGASLVLDPVPVAAVLDALGNPARLAIVRTLLRGPATATELQEATDLTSTGRLYHHLRALSAARVVEQESRNRYRIAPEKVVPLLVLTVAAADVGEQLR, from the coding sequence GTGAGCGACGGCGACGTGAACGACGAGTACGAGGCCCGGCTCGCGGATCTCGAACGCCGTGTGCGGATCCTCGAGGGCGACGCGACCCGTCCGAGCGCCGGGGACGGTCCCGGCCCCGCGGCGGACGTGGCGGCGGGCACCGGGTCCGTGACCTACGGGGGCGCGGTCTCCCTGCACGGGAACGTGCGCTGGAACATCGAGTACGACGCGGGCGCATCCCTCGTACTCGATCCCGTTCCCGTCGCCGCCGTCCTCGACGCGCTGGGCAACCCGGCGCGACTCGCGATCGTGCGGACCCTGCTGCGCGGTCCCGCCACCGCCACCGAACTCCAGGAGGCCACCGACCTCACGTCGACCGGCCGGCTGTACCACCATCTCCGGGCCCTGTCGGCTGCGCGCGTGGTCGAGCAGGAGAGCCGCAACCGCTACCGGATCGCTCCGGAGAAGGTCGTGCCGCTGCTCGTCCTCACCGTCGCGGCGGCCGATGTCGGGGAACAGCTCCGGTGA